The Ischnura elegans chromosome 1, ioIscEleg1.1, whole genome shotgun sequence genome contains a region encoding:
- the LOC124163067 gene encoding serine-rich adhesin for platelets-like isoform X2 — translation MCISKRVCTVCHVLWSFIYIGVGAVQFVIGLFFLISLSMLKVGSNIWTGAWNIFIGILSSMLACSGEFTAVKQEGLLFLTISILVVNTVNIVVLEIGEWYLFMTDDMKAFINQKSLKNIVFYARMTTSISTGVAILASFLDSQFTFCSIQKAREPKNARETISDIEYIMPRKQGTPLSNQAQVVHGNYAQSWVFDMDTSGPHTNAYLKTNQVPSDESNKTKDEEEEEDEEDETSDSGEEAEPAQSTFVKPTVHVEPATDESCAVVRHLNYMKSFSRTPSPVGVSESSSQESEMNHPAIYECLEKICEPEIYAAHLSAAKAVSKDRHIPSSKSAIKGMERTMGDGRTDDVADVESSSGAKQAGGNYGDRLITTHSEGAEKVQYASLMLELQQKIRSKKKDTVQTVLVKGPTNPVHSVTTSVKSRETSRGSSQQDSPQDNSQKTDTKDSDTEFSRELEAALQFLQDLESPNTIDTPSETCRSIDGAEVPTLTNSRRGSNCPIAMTVKWRDSLSDHSLEETARRATNRLSMSPPKESLGNGSAGAHAHDAGRGEVGEGAVHANGKEAQTSFTSSSSTRVERSGEKVPSDSSSGYSSPSATTSKLPTPYCSKPSSAHGSTNNLVTSDDHLSYVISEKGSTAVISLFSASKGDRASPSQDISKKPNGILQLNVVSDDMARGGSHSHSSTGLYKNVIRITGDGNTSNAHRRSHRQYLPHTETISEVVSREDASLAISRHEENNVSLYGEAISSGHNNVVPKSDQNVSSSHDSSRWNVRSLLGKKTVTMAPELKNAIVQSESLAYLSELELLARHSRIKSEQRQIEQRVHQKLFGKPPEESDC, via the exons AACATTTTTATAGGAATCTTGAGCTCTATGCTGGCTTGCTCAGGAGAGTTTACAGCAGTAAAACAGGAAGGCCTACTATTCCTCACAATTTCAATATTGGTAGTCAATACTGTAAATATAGTGGTTTTAGAGATAGGAGAGTGGTATTTATTTATGACAGATGATATGAAAGCCTTCATAAAtcaaaaaagtttgaagaatatAGTTTTCTATG CTCGCATGACCACAAGCATCAGCACTGGAGTGGCCATACTGGCATCATTTTTGGACAGCCAGTTCACCTTCTGCTCAATTCAGAAGGCAAGAGAACCAAAAAATGCTAGGGAAACTATTTCTGACATTGAATACATCATGCCTCGG AAACAAGGCACTCCCCTGTCCAACCAAGCACAAGTCGTTCATGGTAATTATGCTCAATCCTGGGTATTTGACATGGATACATCCGGTCCACACACCAATGCATACCTCAAAACAAATCAGGTGCCCAGTGATGAAAGCAATAAGACAAAagatgaggaggaagaagaggatgagGAAGACGAGACCAGTGATTCTGGTGAGGAAGCTGAGCCAGCCCAAAGCACATTTGTGAAACCTACTGTTCACGTTGAGCCTGCAACAGATGAGAGCTGTGCAGTCGTAAGGCATCTAAATTACATGAAGAGTTTCTCTAGGACACCCTCCCCAGTGGGAGTCTCTGAGAGTTCCTCTCAGGAATCAGAGATGAACCATCCAGCCATATATGAGTGCCTGGAAAAAATTTGCGAGCCAGAAATATATGCTGCCCACTTAAGCGCAGCAAAAGCGGTGAGCAAAGACCGCCACATTCCCTCCAGCAAGTCTGCCATTAAAGGTATGGAACGTACCATGGGAGATGGTAGAACAGACGATGTCGCTGACGTGGAAAGTAGTAGTGGTGCTAAACAAGCAGGTGGTAACTATGGTGATAGACTCATTACCACACACTCAGAGGGTGCGGAGAAAGTACAGTATGCATCTCTCATGTTAGAACTTCAACAGAAGATAAGGTCAAAGAAAAAGGACACTGTTCAAACAGTATTAGTTAAAGGGCCAACCAATCCAGTGCATTCTGTTACCACTTCTGTGAAGAGTCGTGAAACGTCAAGGGGTAGTAGTCAGCAAGACTCTCCGCAAGACAACTCACAGAAGACTGACACAAAAGATAGTGATACAGAGTTTTCCAGAGAGTTGGAGGCAGCTCTTCAGTTCCTTCAAGATCTTGAATCTCCAAACACTATAGACACTCCTTCGGAGACTTGCAGGTCAATTGATGGTGCTGAAGTGCCTACACTAACAAACTCCCGACGGGGTTCAAATTGCCCCATTGCCATGACGGTAAAGTGGCGAGACAGTTTGAGTGACCATTCCCTAGAAGAGACTGCAAGGAGGGCAACAAATCGTTTATCGATGTCGCCACCAAAGGAAAGTTTAGGAAATGGCTCAGCGGGTGCACATGCGCACGACGCAGGCCGTGGGGAAGTTGGAGAGGGTGCTGTTCATGCAAACGGTAAGGAGGCGCAAACTTCCTTTACTAGTAGTTCATCGACAAGGGTTGAGAGGAGTGGAGAAAAAGTGCCCTCTGATTCATCGTCAGGTTACAGCTCTCCGTCAGCCACCACCTCGAAGCTTCCGACACCCTATTGCTCGAAACCATCATCAGCTCATGGTAGTACCAACAATCTGGTCACCTCAGATGACCATCTGTCATATGTGATTAGCGAAAAGGGCTCGACTGCAGTAATTTCACTATTTTCTGCCTCAAAAGGGGATCGAGCATCCCCGAGTCAGGATATTTCAAAGAAACCCAATGGTATTTTACAATTGAATGTAGTCAGTGATGACATGGCCAGAGGTGGATCTCATAGTCATAGCTCAACAGGGCTCTACAAAAATGTCATACGGATAACTGGAGATGGCAATACCAGCAATGCCCACAGGCGGTCACACAGACAATATTTACCCCACACAGAAACGATTAGTGAAGTGGTTTCTCGAGAAGATGCTTCTCTAGCAATTAGCAGgcatgaggaaaataatgttagCTTATACGGTGAGGCTATTTCCTCAGGGCATAACAATGTTGTGCCCAAAAGTGACCAGAACGTAAGTTCTTCTCACGATTCCTCTCGATGGAATGTGAGATCCTTACTTGGAAAGAAGACTGTTACAATGGCACCAGAGTTAAAAAATGCAATAGTTCAATCTGAAAGTCTTGCTTACCTTTCTGAGCTTGAGCTGCTAGCAAGGCACAGCAGAATCAAGTCAGAACAGAGG